A window of Macrotis lagotis isolate mMagLag1 chromosome 1, bilby.v1.9.chrom.fasta, whole genome shotgun sequence genomic DNA:
gaacctttgctctcatcagaggtagctcagagaggaaacagcatatacactcaatggagtatagacatctagagtaaaaagagaaggggggaaaggggaaggggtggtgatgtgagtgatggaggagagggtggatcgtgggggagagtgatcagataatttcttttttgcttcttgcaatgGGCTGAGATTGGGTGatctgtctgggaccacagggccaggtggttgctgggtctctggggaggtatgtgggctcggggactcttggcctcagggctggtgatcagtccactgtgctgctcagctaccctacagcacattttagaagagggacagagtgaaggaaagagaaaatatagtagcTGGTGATGTCAGAgtacaaactgaagcacattgtttttctctttcttttactttatttctcataagggtCTATTTTGGGGGGtggtattatatttactttattttttttgcaaggcactggggttaagtggcttgcccaaggccccagggctaggtagttattaagtgtctgaggaggaatttgaacttgggtactcctgactccaggtctggtgctctatccactgcgccacctagctgcccctatgtttacttttaaacaagaatattttagtaatgtataaaaaaaaatcccctgtacaaaaaataaaaaaaatctacctccaaaaaaaagactacaaatcattctttaattgataaaagaatatgaatagtttttaaacaatcaaagccatctatagtcatataaaaatgctttagctattgattagagaaattcaaattaaaacaactttgaggtgccacctcacacctatcagattgattaatatgaccgaaaaggaaaacattaaatgttataaggggatatggaaaaattgggacattaatgcatagttggtgcagttgtgaactgatccaaccattctggaaagcaatttgaaactgcccaaagggctatcaaaactacataccctttgatccaggaataacaccactaggtctatatcttaaagagatttaagaagaagaaaaaaagggaaatagtctggttgtacaaaaatataatagttctttttgtaatggctgaaaattagaaattgaggggatgaccataaattgggaaatgactaaacaagttgtgatatatgattataatgaaatattattgtgctttaagaaatgataagcaaaatgttttcaaaaaaacttacatgaactgatgtaaagagaagtgaacagaaccagaacactgtatacagtaatagtaatattgtatgatgaacagctatgaataacttagctattttcTGCAATACAATTATCAAAGACAGCCCTAAAGAActcaatgaaaaagaatgaatagtgtctgaatacagactgaagcatactatttttcacttttttttagttcaagttttcttccacaaaataccaaaatatatgattgtgtatgtgtgtcctaaatcagattgcttactatcttggagagtggaaaggggaaggaggaaggcacttttttttaaatgactgttaaaaaactatttttacatatatttgggaaaatacAAGATGTACTTTTAAAAGGACTGTTTCATGGAAGTTCTGCTAGACCCTAGAAGGCACAATTAGAATTAGTGGGTAGAAGTTGTAGAAACATATCCAGAAGGaaaaatttcccccaaaaaaagagagagatgttCTGCCCCAAAACAAAAGGGGGTAGGTGCTGCCTCAGTACAGATTGGATTCTTCCTCAGTAGAGGTATTTGACCAAAAGCTAGAGGATTTCTTGTTAAATATATGACATTAGTGtcaaaattcaaatagaaaagaatcCCTCTGGGAAATTGTCTTAGAAAACCCCAGATTAACATTTTCTATGTTGTATTTttggttattaaatattttccaatgacATTTTAATCAACTTCTGGCCCCATTTGGGAAGTTGAAGTTTGGCAGTTCTGCTCTAGAACTTATTCTTGTTCAGGAATGTGTTGACTAAGGCCACTTCTGAGTCActtttaaattctgaaatttagGAAGGGAAGCTTGTTTGCAAGAAGGATGAGGAACACAATTTTGGTATATTGAGTGAGATGATGGAGAAATTCAAAACTGGATTTCAAGTGAGATGCTAGAATAGAAGGTACATGTTATAGAGGTGAAAATTTTAAGCTGTTAAGTCTGGAAGAGTCCCTAAAGTAGTGAGTGGAGAAACAGGATCAATGTCTTGGGCTATACTTACCCACCCCTTTTGAATGTAGAAGGATATACTGAGAATTAATCTGAGAGATAGGAAGAGGACCTTGAGTTCAAGTTAGCTATGGAGGCTAAGAGAAGAGTGTTTAACAATGTTGAAATTGTGAGTGCTTTAGAGAAAAAGAGTTAAACACTGAGAAAATGCCATTTGATTTAACTATTAGCAGGAAGTTGGAATCCTAAGGCAGAATAATTTTAAGGGATTAAAGAGGGAATGGAAACATTAGAGGAAGTCTGACTGTGGGGAGGAGAATAAGACTAAAGTTGGAAGAGGGAGTTGAGAAAAAGGAAGTTTTCTTTTTAGCATAGGAGTAGTTTGAACATTTTTAAGGGAAACTGCCAAAGAAACATTGAAGGTGCTAGAAAGGAGGGCATTAACCTTAGAATTGGAGGGATTTGTTATATGAGATGCTTCTCTGGGGAACCAGaatgagatagagagacagagaagctatattaaaagatgtcaataaaaataTGAGACATGAAGGAATTGTGACTCAGCACAGAAGAGAGAAACTTTctctgaaataataaaaatggggaCATGTTAAAGTAAATGTCAAATATAGGTAGAAGTTAGCACAATCAGTTGTCTCAATATTTGTCTCTGCCATTGCAAATTCGGGTGTGTATGGAGAATTTAGGAATCTGCAGTAGCAAGTGGGGTGGAATGAAGTGGATGAGAGGAACAAAATGATCTAGTCAGTGACCAGAGCTGAGTTACAGTAAATAAGGGGAAGATTGTGGAAGCATAACTGCCTTTTCATAGATGGCATTGAAGGtcaagaatgttttctttttacctGTCTCTGCCCACCCCAGGAACTTGTTAAATTAGAAAAACAGAGCATTCACAGTtcattgattattaatattattattattattattatttccattttatagatttagaatctGAAGcacaaaaggggaaagaaactTGCCTCTGATACACCCTGCTAACTAGGTTTTGTGGTGACTTATAAGTAGCTACCCCCACAAAGCTATGGAGAGGATGGTGAGATGATGGTGTGACCATAAATCCCTATGTCAAAATTATCATAGCAGTAGTTTatattaagatttacaaagttctttctctgtgcCTGTgaggtatgtgtgtatgtattcttattttatagaagaggaagctgaggtctaaagaaaagaagtgacttgcccaaattgaACCCCTTGTGACAGGCAGGGCACTGAGGAACCTATTCCAGCACCCCCTTATGAATCTGTGTCCTTCCCTCAGTGACCCTGGTAAATCCCCTCCCCAAGTAGAAGCATCTTCAAAAACTGGAGGTCAAAGGAGTGTAGCCTTCCTATCACAGGGTCTCCAGAGTTGAATGAATTCCCAACAGAAGATGGTAAGAGAACAAGAAAGGGAAGAGACATCATCCCTGACATCAAAATGCCTAAATTGGGTCACCATGCCTTCGGAGATTATGGATCAGCCTTCTAACCCTCATCTGTCTGGGCAGGTAAAGGGAAACtgggaagagatgaaaaagatgtGGTTGCTGTTACTGTGCCTAATTTCATTAGTAGGCTCAGTTAGCAACCAGCTCAgatacctgtgtgtgtgtgtgtttcttcatTTCATTCCTTCATGATTCATATTCAGGAACCATTTAAGCATATACTGTGTACAGAACATAGTATATGGCTTGGGGAGAGTAAGGTTTTAGGAAAGATCCCCTTGCCATGCCTATTTATGATCTTCAGAATACTGGCAATAATTGGCATTtgtataacactttaaagtttgcatgTAGACATTTTCCATTTCAACTTCACTACAGCCctatgaaggcagggactatagtgatatctccattttagagatgaggaaatttaagaCTCAAAGAACTATTAAGTgccaaaggtgggatttgagcccaGATTGATGATCCCTAAGAAACTTTTCCAATTTCAAGCCTTTGATCCTGGGGTCTGGGTTTGGATCTCAGCTTCATTATCTTCCCTTCCACCACCTCCCACCCTTCCCCACCAAATCAatccttctttctcatttcccttttattgtGGAAGAAACCACTATCCTCTCAGTCAGAGTCACAACCAAAATGTCGTCTTGATTTACTCTCACCCttcatattcaatctgttgccaatACCTGCAGATTTTACTTTAAAAGTATCTTACCTTAATGACATCTCATATATGACCCTTTCTTCTGACACTGCCATCTTCCTGGTGCAGACCTCTATCACTTTATGCTTTGACTTCTGCAGTAGTCTGCTGGTAGATCTCCCTGCCACATCTTTCCCCACTATATCCTTCACTTTACTGCCAAAAATGAGCTTAAAATGCATGACTGATAATGTCACTCCTCCCACCCTCGTTCAATCAACTCCTTATTACTCCCAGAATTGACTATCAAATCCTCTATGTGGCTTGTAAAGCCTTTCATAGCCTGGTCCCTTTATAGGTTTCTAATCTTATACCTTGTACCCTCCATGTGCCCTTCACTTCAGTGACATTGGCTTCCTTTCTGTTCCTCACTCTCAAATCAGTGTGCATATTGATTTGTCTAATATCCCACTTTCTAACTAATATCCCACTCCAACTAATCTCATATCTAACTAATATCCCACTTtccacaagaagcctttcccaccTCTTAATTTTAATGCCTTTCCTCTTCAATTTTCTCCAATCTGTCCTGAATATAGCTAGTTTATTCAtagttgtttgtatattgtcCCCCGATtagaatgaaataatgtatgcaaAGAAGTTTGTAATCCTTGAAGTATTCTGTAGAAATTCAGCTATAGTTGTTATTAGTCTTGGTGGGACTTAAAACTTTTGGCCCTGGTGTCTTCTTGTCCCAGTGACCATTCTCAAATGAGGGTAAATCACCTACTAAGGTACCACTTAAAGCCCAGTGGAGACAGTAGACAGTGATAAGTGGCCTCTCTGTCCAGAGATGGATGCCACCTTGGCGCCTGACGCACCATCGTACCAggaaacatattttcttttctgttaataaTAGTTATTAAGAGTCCTGTGCCCAACGTGTTCCCCCAGGGAGGCCTCTAGTTCAGATCAGAAACTAACAcacttatttcattttctacCATCATGTCCCTGTGTTGGACCTGGCCTTCCCAGTTAGTGCCCTCTCACCCTTCTTTCCCATCACCTCAGGGGAAGGGCAACCCCAATTTAATTCTAGGACTTCAGTCAATAACTAACTTTACTCATTCTTTGCCTCTGGGTGACTGTTTTTCATCTAATCTATACATTCTTTACTTATTGTAGAGACATCTTTGAAGCCAGGGATgagtttcttttatctttttatctcctgTAACCCAAATAGGCTCTCGGGCAAtgtccattcattcaacaaacaatcTGGATGACCACTTATTGGGGGTGTGTCAGTCCCTCCAAGCTTCTTTCTGGCttgaaattctagaattttgtgAACTACTAATCAACTTTTGATCTGTGTTGATGTTTGGATTAAGGCCTAGGATGATATTCTATCAGGAAAAAAAGTCTCCTTTCTTGCTCTTATAGAATGAGTGAATTAAGGAGTGTTCCAGCCTAACTCTTCCCTAACAGGTAGTTTGGAGGGTGAGAGGGCAGGAGATCTTACTGGCAGAGAGCATCAGGGAGAAAAGGAGGTTTAAGTTCCTGCACTAGGTTGGGTTATTGAAGATACACCCTGTGAGCCACTAGCCCCTTTGCTTCTgagcaccccccaccccccagcatcATCACCATTGTCACAGGCTGGGAAGTACTGCTTGTCTCTAACCTAATTAGGGCCTTTTATAAAGTTGAagtagaagagaagaggaaatgatcAGTACAAATAAGTATGATATAAGATCAAGaatttaaagttagaaggaaCCCCCATTgcttaaaaatgaggaaacaggcccagaGAGTGTGTGAttttccaaaggtcacacaggtgataaGGATTCGAAACCAAGTGCTCTGATTCTCAATATGGCCCTATCTTTTCTATCACTAATCTAAGGCCCTTGTCAGAGACCTCTCTAGAGACATATGACTCCAGCAGTATCTGGGGATACATAAAGCACTAGAACCAGAGTTTtggttgtttggtcatttcagttatgtctgactctatgACCCCCATTTAGGGGCTTCTTGGCAGATGCTGTAGTGGTCGCCAGATATACATAACACATTATACTGATACCCACATGCACTATTACCCCATATGTTATCCACAGGTATATACATATCCAGACATGTTATTATTGATATATGCTTGCACACACTCCTATAGGCTGACACACAGATACACCTATATATGCACCACTGTGAGTAGGAACAAGGTTATAAGCAGTAGTACACGTATACTCAAAGAAGGGCACAGCCTAGGTGCTGGTACATGTCCACGTACCCTCAGCCTGACTCCTCTCCCTCCAAAGACAGAGATGTTGAGATTAGGCCTAATGAAGCCCCAACAGGCCCCTCATTACCTCCCACAGTGTCTGACTCTGTTTACTCAGCTCTCTGCCCACATCCACCCCTCACCCACCCTTCTCCCTGCCCAGGCAGGCTTGAGAGGTAACAGGTGCAAAGAAAAACTCCTGACCTTAAATTCAAGAGACTTGAATTCTCTTGCTGTGTGACTATGAATAGCTCTTTTCCTCTTGGGCTTCTGATCCTGTGTCTATGTTCAAGAGGGAGAGAAACCCTTACAAGTTTTCCCTGGATTTTGGCTTTAGGTAAAAATTCTTGTATTCCCAGAGCCCCATTCTATCCTGTCCAGTCCCTGCCAAGTTATAGACCTCTCCAATTTCCTTGGGCCCCAGAAGTGGGCATCTCCCACACTGGAGTAGAGCCTGGGTAGGGAACCCCCTCCCCAAAGTAGGCAGAGACTGAACCTGGTTATGGAACCAAAAAATAGTCCTCTGTGGTCCCTTTCTCAGCCCCAAGCAGGTCCTGTCCCAAGCTGGGCCTAGGATGAGGCTGGGTCTAATCCTACTAGAATAAGGACTTGACTGGGATGGCAGGTCTGATCCCATCAATGTTTCTTGCCCCAGGGCCCAGGCTGTGCTAGAAGCAACCAGGTTCAGAACTGagcaaagagggagaagagggtaACTCAATACGTGTATCTAGGTCTATCAGAGTTTACACATGTCAGTATGTATGTGTCCATTTACAAGCCCTGAGCGCTAAGTGAATTCCTCTGGGTCATGAAAGAGGGGACAGAATAGGTGCTCAGAGACTGGTGCTGATGCTGGGTAAGGGCCAAGGAAGGAAACTCTGGTCCTCACCAATCCGCTCAGTGGGGTTTGGGCGAGTTCTGACAACAGCGGGTGGGGCTGATCTGACAGGTTCCCTCAAAGTGGCCTGGGGGCAATAAAGGTGGAGCCTGGCACAGACTTAGGGTGGCGGGTTGGGCCTGGCTCCCCCAGAGTGAGGGTGAGGCCAAAGCTCTTTCCTCTTCACATCTTTCCTTGTGGTCATCTAGCAAGAGCACGGAAGCATTGGCCATGGGGAGGCTAAAATCCAAGGCTAGGGCCTTGGGGCTAAGGGTGCAATTTGGATAGATGGATATTCTGGTAGTGGGTCTCAAGATCATGTTTGGAGGCCCAGGAGCCCTTCGGGGCCGAGTAGAGGAGCTCAAGCGGCCCTGGTGGCGAGAGGCCCTCCCCCTGGTCCTGAAACACAGTGAAGCTGCCAGGCTGGCCGCGGATGCCCTTCTGGAACATGGTGAGGCTGCCTATCTTCGAGTCATTGCTGAAGAGCGTGAACTGCctttcctttctgccctggacCTTGACTACATGACCCAACATGCTCGTGGATGCTCCGAGATTGGGGACAGTGGTGAGAGTGGAGGTAAAGATGGCAAGGCAGGCTTCCAGACCACTGGTACTGCTGACCGGCTCAGCCTCATCTCTCAGGTCACCTCTGGCACCTACTTCCCAGCAGCAACAGATGCCGAACCACCTGCTCTGGACCTGGGCTGGCCTGAGGTACCCCAAGCCACAGGCTTCAGCCCCACACAAGCCGTTGTACACTTCCAGAGGGACAAGGCCAAGAACATCAAAGACTTACTTCGCTTCCTCTTCAGCCAAGCTCGCACGGTACATGACTGGATAGGGTTGATTGGGCAGGGGACCAAGGACTGAGGGCTGAATGGGGTGGGGCTGTTTTGGGGAGAACTGAGCCAGGGATTGAGGCCAGGCAAATATTGGATGTAGATTATAAAGTCTAAGAGACAGTAGGTACCAATCCAGGAAGTAAAGGGAGTAAGGAGGTGTAGGTGGGGGGCTTCCCAGACAAGTGGGTTAGAGAACTTTAGGACTAAGGAATGATTCCATCTGCTTCTCCCCAACTCTCCACCACCCCTGACATTTACATACTAAGACATTTGGACTTCCCACTATCTTTCTCTGGTCCTATTTCTCCTGGGGGAAAGGGAGAACACTCGGGATGACCCTGTTCTTCACATAATTTTAATTCAGTTATACAACCCTGGAGGGCTCCCTGTAGgagagacggggggggggggacagaggtCATTTGGGAAACTGTATTCATTGATACTGCTGAGTGGTCACAAATTAATTAACTTCAATTTCATGAGAGGGAAGGGCATTCCCTGAGCAGAAGTCAGACCAGGACCAAGGGTCCTGTCCTTGTCCCTCTGAGCCTTCTGCCCAATAGGGGAAGGCCTGGGTTCTTAAATGCTTTCTTTCACCCTCAGCTTTCCTGGACAGGTTCCTTGTGCTGCCCTGGAGCATGGGTGGCCCCAGCATAGTCTCTAATAGGGTCATTAACTCTGTCCCAACTACTTTGATCTTGGCTCCTACCCTAAGCTCTCACTACTTGGAAGCCAGTCCCTCACCTAGAATCTGTGGATCACTCCTGCTATGAGTTCTGTTAGAGACAGAGTCCCAGTTCAGTCGTTAACTCATTGTACAACCTTTCTGGCTTAGGGCCCTAGtcttcctatctgtaaaattagttcataaattcatttctcttgccctagtgggaagggaaggaaaaaattaaggCCCTGTCCAAGGGGCCATCCATTGTGTTCAGCAAGTCCTTAATCCTGAGAGGGGACGACTATAAAGCTAGGGTCAAGGTGAACTAGAAAGAACACTTAGGATTTTAAAACTGGAAGCATCCTTGGAGATCCTGggctctctctccttttactttcatACAACaattcaaatccaaccctctAAAAATtatacagatgtggaaactgaggctcaggagaATGGCCTGCctcttctgagcctcagtttccacatctgtataACTTTTAGAGGATTGGACTTGATAAGCTGAGTCAAGACCCCCAAATATCTTGGCTCTCATTCTGGACCCTATTCCCTCTCCCCTACAGGTTGTGGCTGTGGTAATGGATGTGTTCACAGACATGGAGCTTCTCTGTGATTTGATGGAGGCTTCAGGTCGTCGGGCTGTGCCTGTTTATCTGCTTCTGGCTCAGGACAAATTGCACCACTTCCTGGAGATGTGCTACAAGATGGATCTCAATGGGGACCATTTGCCGGTCAGTGGACAGGGGTCAGGAAGGCCAGGCTAAGATCAGTGGGGTGTTGGATAAGCAGAGCCAAGGTCAAGGACAATTAGGAGCAAGGACCCCATTTTTCAGTAGTAGCAGAATTTAGCTGACCTAGAGATGGCGATCAGAGGATAGCAATTCCAAGATTATTTAGGTTGGTACCATTTCCCCTCTGGATTTTTGCCCAAGCTATATCCCATATTTCAAATGTGCTCCCTCTTCAACCCCCTTTTTAGGATTCTTATCCTCCTTCAAGGCTCACATCAGTAATCACCTTCTTTTGGAAGTGCTTTCTAGTGCTCTGACTTCAGATATACTTGAGTTCTCTTAACACTCTTTGGTCCTCTTCATTCTCTATTGGGTATTACACCTGTTGTGTTCATgttttatcctcctaaaatagAAGCCCCTTAACATGCATTGTGCCTTCTTTACTCACCATAAGCGTTCAACATGTTTTTgttgaaatgaaattaatttaattgagTGGGCCCTGGGTGGGTCAGAGTCTAGGGTTAGCAGGAAAAGTCTCTGAGGCTAGAAAAGTGCCTCTTGACTCTGcctctcttcctgagttctagAACATGCGTGTGCGAAGCATTTGTGGGGACACCTACTGCAGCAAGGCAGGTCGACGCTTCACAGGGCAGGCACTGGAAAAATTTGTCATCATTGACTGTGAGCAGGTGGTGGCCGGGAGCTACAGGTATGAGCAAAGGAACAAGGAGGGAGAAGTGACCTGGGGAGGCAGTGAAAGACAAGAGTTAGGGGATTCCACCTTTTGTCATAAGATGATCTCTTCTGAGTTCTCATCACAGATGGAATTGCAAGAGgtttcaattcctattttacagagggggaaaataGCTGCAGGGAAAGGGTGTGGCTAAAATCACATGGAATCTGTGAAGATCTAGGAGTGGACTATTTGAGACCCTGTTTCCAGGGCTCTGCCCCCTGCCCCTACTGTCCTCCTGACACCTTTTATCAGCTCACCTTTGGATTTCTAACCACCTGCTTTTTCTGCCCCCTCCAAGCTTCACATGGCTCTGCAGCCAGGTTCACACCAGCCTTGTGCTGCAACTTCGGGGTCGAATAGTTGAGGACTTCGACCGAGAGTTCCGCTGTATGTTTGCTGAGTCTCAAGCTGTGGAGGGCTTCTCTGGTGGAGAAGAAGATATCTTGGCTCCCCGGGCTCCCTGCCCACCTCCACCTGCTCTGGCTTTTGAGTCAGGCCTTCCTAGTTCACCATCTACTTCACCAGTTGGCCCTAGCCTTGGCAGTATCAAATGTTCCCCCCTTACAAGCTCTTCCTATTGTGGTCTGCCCAGAGGTGGTGGCATTGGCTTCAATGGTCTTGTGGCCTCTGGTTCCCCTGGTCCTGGCCGGCGCCAAGCCAGTGGCCCCTTTCCCTTGCACCGGCGATTGTC
This region includes:
- the FAM83C gene encoding protein FAM83C → MDILVVGLKIMFGGPGALRGRVEELKRPWWREALPLVLKHSEAARLAADALLEHGEAAYLRVIAEERELPFLSALDLDYMTQHARGCSEIGDSGESGGKDGKAGFQTTGTADRLSLISQVTSGTYFPAATDAEPPALDLGWPEVPQATGFSPTQAVVHFQRDKAKNIKDLLRFLFSQARTVVAVVMDVFTDMELLCDLMEASGRRAVPVYLLLAQDKLHHFLEMCYKMDLNGDHLPNMRVRSICGDTYCSKAGRRFTGQALEKFVIIDCEQVVAGSYSFTWLCSQVHTSLVLQLRGRIVEDFDREFRCMFAESQAVEGFSGGEEDILAPRAPCPPPPALAFESGLPSSPSTSPVGPSLGSIKCSPLTSSSYCGLPRGGGIGFNGLVASGSPGPGRRQASGPFPLHRRLSDPNHSPTTPYRPSLGTLGTAPWAQSSPALNQEGLGLGLGPGLGPVTGPGLGSPLFSRQLQLVPLPRLPENGLSHSQEPSLPRGLCGMPILASEASQKPSQERKPSPPSHNYGRLDLLPRGSQTPGSGNPGSGDHAKVSEQSVDQRRPTLGQLDLVAKYGPLRMDGTGPVRMSTPDCMGRAKMASEDEKRLTLGHSKLDLITKYHRLQGIKRSPEPGVPGIPSVPCPRESVVSSVPNPQESTVSSVPGPRASCIPAGTQNHTPGDEKRMTLGHSKLDLITKYNKSKFRLIRSRFET